In Elaeis guineensis isolate ETL-2024a chromosome 1, EG11, whole genome shotgun sequence, a genomic segment contains:
- the LOC105039311 gene encoding large ribosomal subunit protein uL30y, translated as MATEEAKVVVPESVLKKRKREEEWALAKKKQLDAKKKKDRANRKLICSRAQQYAKEYEEQEKELIRLKREARMKGGFYVSPEAKLLFIIRIRGINAMHPKTRKILQLLRLRQIFNGVFLKVNKATINMLRRVEPYVTYGYPNLKSVKELIYKRGYGKLNKQRVPLSDNSIIEQGLGKYGIICIEDLVHEIMTVGPHFKEANNFLWPFKLKAPLGGLKKKRKHYVEGGDAGNRENYINELIRRMN; from the exons atggcgACCGAAGAAGCGAAGGTGGTCGTCCCCGAATCGGtgctgaagaagaggaagagggaggagGAGTGGGCGCTTGCGAAGAAGAAACAGCTCGACGCCAAGAAGAAGAAGGACCGTGCGAACCGGAAACTCATCTGTAGCAGAGCGCAGCAATATGCCAAGGAGTATGAGGAGCAG GAGAAGGAACTTATCCGTTTGAAGAGAGAGGCGAGGATGAAGGGAGGTTTCTATGTTAGCCCCGAGGCCAAGCTTCTCTTCATCATCCGAATTCGAGG TATCAATGCCATGCACCCAAAAACGCGAAAGATTTTGCAGCTCCTTCGTCTCAGACAG ATATTTAATGGAGTGTTTCTGAAAGTTAACAAGGCGACCATAAACATGTTGCGTAGAGTTGAGCCTTACGTGACATATGG GTACCCTAATTTGAAGAGTGTTAAGGAGCTAATTTACAAGAGAGGATACGGGAAGTTGAACAAGCAGAGGGTTCCCCTCTCAGACAATTCTATCATTGAGCAG GGCTTGGGGAAGTACGGCATTATCTGCATTGAAGACCTTGTTCATGAGATCATGACTGTTGGACCACACTTTAAGGAGGCAAACAACTTCCTGTGGCCATTCAAGCTTAAGGCACCACTAGGTGgcctgaagaagaagaggaagcacTATGTGGAAGGAGGGGATGCTGGAAATCGTGAGAATTACATCAACGAGCTTATCAGAAGGATGAATTAG